A window of Pyrobaculum aerophilum str. IM2 contains these coding sequences:
- a CDS encoding nucleotidyltransferase family protein, with protein sequence MKAVILAAGLGTRLRPLTFFIPKPLAFINSKPLISHVIEWLRLNGVREIAVVGFYMQVLLERFLSERHPDVVFFKSRKLLGTAGQLYYAKEWVDGDVAVVNTDVLTNLDLKYPLELHKRESALLTIVGQRYKASLRFGVLEVENAVLRAWREKPSFEYITSTGIYIISAEAVKKLGEEFLDMNTFAASLMPRVAVYIAREAYFHDVGTLEDLQRGSALGTRGLKP encoded by the coding sequence GTGAAGGCGGTAATACTCGCCGCTGGACTCGGCACTAGGCTAAGGCCGTTGACGTTTTTCATTCCGAAGCCCCTAGCTTTTATTAACAGTAAGCCTTTAATTAGCCATGTGATTGAGTGGCTGAGGCTAAACGGAGTGAGGGAAATTGCTGTAGTGGGGTTTTATATGCAGGTCTTGCTGGAGCGCTTTCTCTCAGAGCGGCATCCCGATGTCGTCTTTTTTAAATCGAGAAAACTATTGGGCACCGCGGGACAGCTATACTACGCAAAAGAGTGGGTTGATGGGGATGTGGCTGTTGTTAACACCGACGTTTTGACAAACTTAGACCTAAAATACCCTTTGGAGTTGCATAAAAGAGAAAGCGCGTTGTTAACTATAGTGGGGCAACGTTACAAGGCGTCGTTGCGATTCGGCGTGCTCGAGGTGGAGAACGCGGTCTTGAGAGCTTGGCGGGAAAAACCCAGTTTTGAATACATAACTTCCACGGGGATCTACATAATATCGGCGGAGGCAGTGAAAAAACTAGGCGAGGAGTTTCTCGACATGAACACTTTTGCCGCCTCTCTTATGCCCAGAGTCGCCGTGTATATAGCTAGGGAGGCGTATTTCCACGACGTAGGAACTTTAGAGGATCTCCAAAGGGGTAGTGCCTTAGGGACAAGAGGTTTAAAGCCGTAA
- a CDS encoding carbohydrate kinase family protein: protein MIVASIGNLNFDIYLKVSELPGPDENVEALDLYTGGGGSAANFAVAIAKMGLSARFIGAVGEDPLGEISLRELRAEGVDVSFVKRVRGVRSGVVVVLVHPDGVKRMVSYRGANLGLTPADLTVDKFAGVKHIHLATGRTELILKAKEIAREIGASISVDGGTALARKGLEIVRAAVEGVDVVFMNHVEAQLVANAGDHKSAVEKLARELKVGELVVTLGPIGAVAFKNGRLLHVDAFKVNAVDTTGAGDCFAAAYITMYLRGRDLYERLLFANAAAAIKVTRPSARASPRYDEVVAFLESLGYKI from the coding sequence GTGATAGTCGCCTCTATTGGCAATTTAAATTTCGATATCTATCTAAAAGTCTCCGAGTTGCCGGGGCCTGATGAAAACGTTGAAGCTCTTGATTTATATACAGGCGGCGGCGGATCGGCCGCGAATTTCGCCGTGGCTATTGCTAAAATGGGGCTCAGCGCTAGGTTTATCGGCGCAGTGGGGGAGGACCCGCTGGGGGAGATCTCTCTGAGGGAGTTAAGGGCTGAGGGAGTGGACGTGTCTTTTGTGAAAAGAGTGAGGGGCGTTAGGTCGGGCGTAGTTGTGGTATTAGTCCACCCAGACGGCGTGAAGAGAATGGTGTCCTACCGGGGGGCTAACCTAGGCCTCACGCCGGCTGATCTCACAGTGGATAAATTCGCGGGGGTTAAACATATACACTTAGCCACGGGGAGGACTGAGCTTATATTAAAGGCCAAGGAGATCGCCAGGGAAATAGGCGCGAGTATTTCAGTAGATGGGGGGACGGCTCTTGCCAGAAAGGGCCTTGAAATCGTGAGGGCGGCCGTGGAGGGCGTCGACGTGGTATTTATGAACCACGTGGAGGCGCAACTTGTGGCAAACGCCGGCGATCACAAATCCGCGGTCGAAAAACTGGCCAGAGAATTAAAGGTGGGGGAGCTAGTCGTTACCCTAGGTCCTATTGGCGCAGTGGCTTTTAAAAACGGCAGGTTGTTACACGTAGACGCGTTTAAAGTAAACGCGGTGGACACCACGGGGGCCGGCGACTGTTTTGCAGCCGCTTACATAACAATGTATCTAAGAGGGAGAGATCTATACGAGCGGCTTTTATTCGCAAACGCGGCCGCCGCTATTAAAGTCACAAGGCCCAGCGCTAGGGCCTCGCCGCGTTACGATGAAGTAGTGGCGTTTCTCGAATCTCTTGGCTACAAGATTTAA
- a CDS encoding PaREP1 family protein → MEFPVLSKPWRDLEKYREARLREARVEIDLALEFLEDGLIRIAAGKAFQAWKAYLASRLAEKREALKELFPGSRRIRAGEEEIEVEDVDVVIALVPTTQMIKLSTVVGEDAVEFTSLALDLHRYQYNGPDPEGFFSEVPDDRTAALLICRMAFRLAGDTDLFKRVCGVFKR, encoded by the coding sequence GTGGAGTTTCCTGTTTTGAGCAAGCCTTGGAGAGACTTGGAGAAATATAGGGAGGCTAGGTTGCGGGAGGCGCGGGTTGAGATAGACCTCGCGCTTGAGTTTCTAGAGGACGGCCTTATTAGAATTGCCGCCGGTAAGGCCTTTCAAGCTTGGAAGGCTTACCTCGCCTCTCGTCTAGCTGAGAAGAGAGAGGCGTTAAAGGAGCTTTTCCCCGGCTCTAGGAGAATTAGGGCAGGGGAAGAGGAAATAGAAGTGGAAGATGTAGACGTTGTTATCGCCCTGGTGCCGACTACTCAAATGATTAAATTATCAACTGTAGTTGGCGAGGACGCAGTTGAATTCACATCCTTAGCGCTTGATCTTCACCGTTATCAATACAACGGCCCCGATCCCGAGGGCTTTTTCTCCGAGGTGCCAGACGACAGGACGGCCGCCCTCCTTATCTGCCGCATGGCTTTTAGACTGGCAGGCGATACAGATCTCTTCAAGAGGGTATGCGGCGTCTTTAAGCGATAG
- a CDS encoding ATP-dependent DNA ligase — MQFGELVKALAAIEATTQRTTMVKLLVSLFKKASPEEVGKIVYFILGDLRPPWEGVELGVAEKLCLRAVSKATGAAVSELEALYKKTGDVGEAARRALAASKRPGLLAFGSQKPLEVSEVYDTLLKVARATGEGAQDMKVALLSSLFARATPEEGKYIARFVVGKLRLGVADMTIIEALSDAYGVNKEALEKAYHIYPDLGRLAKHVAEGKPLDEIRITPGVPVLPMLAQRLSSASEILAKLGGSAICEYKYDGERAQIHLTPGGVKIFSRRLEDITHAYPDVVKAVKEAVSAKEAILEGEIVAVDPDTGDMLPFQELMHRKRKHDVATAVELYPTVLYLFDVLYVDGEDLTEEPLIYRRVRLSEIVCETDKVSIAKWRIFDNAEAVDVFFHESVSMGTEGLICKSPSSIYEMGARGWNWIKYKRDYRSEMIDTVDLVVVGAFHGRGKRAGLYGAFLLAAYDPSTDMFYTVCKVGSGFTDADLKKMYEILQPFKIPHRHPRVVSKMEADVWFVPQVVIEVIGAEITLSPLHTCCLGAVRPGVGLAVRFPRFTGRYRSDKSPEQATTVAEMLELYKRQKKVVQPE; from the coding sequence GTGCAGTTTGGGGAGTTAGTTAAGGCACTTGCGGCAATTGAGGCCACCACTCAGAGGACAACAATGGTCAAGTTGCTCGTCTCGCTTTTTAAAAAGGCGTCTCCAGAGGAGGTCGGGAAAATTGTGTACTTCATCCTCGGCGATTTGAGGCCTCCTTGGGAGGGGGTTGAGTTGGGGGTTGCTGAGAAGCTCTGTTTGAGGGCGGTTTCTAAGGCCACGGGGGCGGCCGTATCCGAGCTGGAGGCTTTGTATAAGAAAACGGGCGACGTGGGCGAGGCGGCGCGTCGCGCCTTGGCCGCGTCTAAACGCCCTGGTTTACTGGCCTTTGGCTCTCAAAAGCCGCTTGAGGTGTCTGAAGTTTACGACACGTTGTTAAAAGTGGCCAGGGCAACGGGGGAGGGGGCTCAAGATATGAAAGTGGCTTTGCTGTCCTCTCTCTTTGCCAGGGCGACTCCAGAGGAGGGGAAGTACATTGCCAGATTTGTTGTGGGGAAGTTGAGGCTGGGCGTCGCCGACATGACTATTATTGAGGCGCTTTCAGACGCCTACGGAGTTAATAAGGAGGCTTTAGAAAAGGCGTATCACATATACCCCGACTTAGGCCGGCTGGCTAAACACGTCGCCGAGGGCAAGCCGCTTGACGAAATAAGAATTACTCCCGGCGTGCCGGTGCTTCCCATGTTGGCGCAGAGGCTGTCTTCCGCCTCTGAGATTTTGGCTAAGCTGGGCGGCTCGGCGATTTGCGAGTATAAATACGACGGAGAGAGGGCCCAGATACACCTCACTCCAGGCGGCGTGAAAATATTCAGCAGGAGGCTTGAGGACATCACCCACGCCTATCCCGATGTTGTCAAGGCGGTTAAAGAGGCTGTGTCCGCAAAGGAGGCGATTTTAGAGGGGGAGATAGTGGCTGTTGATCCCGATACTGGGGACATGTTGCCTTTTCAAGAGCTTATGCATAGGAAGAGGAAACACGATGTGGCAACAGCCGTGGAGCTGTACCCCACAGTGTTGTATTTATTTGACGTCTTGTACGTCGACGGCGAGGATTTAACAGAAGAGCCTCTTATATACAGGAGGGTGAGGCTTTCTGAAATTGTCTGCGAGACTGACAAGGTGTCAATAGCCAAGTGGAGAATTTTTGACAACGCCGAGGCTGTTGACGTCTTTTTCCACGAGTCTGTGTCTATGGGCACTGAGGGCTTGATATGTAAATCGCCTTCTTCAATTTACGAAATGGGGGCCAGGGGCTGGAACTGGATTAAATACAAGCGGGATTACCGTAGCGAGATGATAGATACAGTAGACCTCGTTGTAGTAGGCGCCTTCCACGGCAGGGGCAAGAGGGCCGGCCTATACGGCGCCTTTCTCTTGGCGGCATACGATCCTTCCACTGACATGTTTTATACTGTGTGTAAAGTTGGAAGTGGGTTTACAGACGCCGATTTGAAAAAAATGTACGAGATTTTGCAGCCGTTTAAAATCCCCCACAGACACCCCAGAGTTGTGTCTAAAATGGAGGCGGATGTGTGGTTCGTGCCCCAGGTAGTTATTGAGGTTATAGGGGCTGAGATTACTCTGTCGCCTCTCCACACTTGCTGTTTAGGCGCAGTGCGCCCGGGGGTTGGGCTGGCGGTTAGATTCCCCAGATTTACTGGCCGTTATAGATCTGACAAATCCCCAGAGCAAGCAACGACGGTGGCGGAGATGTTAGAGCTGTACAAGAGGCAGAAAAAAGTGGTTCAGCCCGAGTAG
- a CDS encoding Clp1/GlmU family protein encodes MFRVAVPEGYTALVRGPAAVRCQELCKVFGGAFFYFVVSPHKQYPVEGPAIMELESGAIILIRGRAVPPDWGHELEGIAALVGPTDSGKSSLSTYLLNTHVAKGKRVCVIDADVGQSDIGPPGFVAYSCTSAPTPHISELEPHDAYYVGVTNLQGAEELLIAGVAWALKRAMSQYPHLILINTPGWTTGRGLQLLRALKDATGAKIINLGEKILPGLVASRPAHVYPRGPQERRELRNYAYRRHIKLAERLQAEPEKLANCNWDKGLDCPWGRYVPGDVPEPQRKGREHLVPPHYLRHLFAALYKNGRLAGYGIVEKFEPKITLYATTAEFDEIWIGKIRIDPQTLEELEPLP; translated from the coding sequence ATGTTTAGAGTAGCTGTGCCGGAGGGATATACAGCCCTAGTCAGAGGACCCGCCGCCGTGAGGTGTCAAGAGTTGTGCAAAGTTTTCGGAGGGGCCTTTTTTTATTTCGTCGTATCTCCCCATAAACAATACCCAGTGGAGGGGCCAGCAATTATGGAGCTAGAAAGCGGGGCAATAATATTAATCCGCGGAAGGGCCGTGCCTCCAGACTGGGGCCATGAGCTAGAAGGCATAGCGGCGCTTGTGGGGCCCACCGATTCGGGCAAGAGCAGCTTGTCCACCTATCTGTTAAACACACACGTGGCGAAGGGCAAGAGGGTATGTGTTATAGATGCCGACGTGGGCCAGTCAGACATAGGCCCGCCGGGCTTTGTGGCGTATAGTTGCACCTCGGCCCCAACGCCACATATCTCAGAGCTAGAGCCGCATGACGCCTATTATGTCGGAGTCACTAATTTACAAGGCGCCGAGGAGTTGTTAATAGCAGGAGTGGCGTGGGCGCTCAAAAGGGCAATGTCCCAATACCCCCACCTCATCCTCATAAACACCCCCGGCTGGACCACAGGCCGCGGGCTCCAGCTCCTAAGGGCTTTAAAAGACGCCACTGGGGCGAAAATAATAAACCTAGGCGAAAAAATTCTGCCCGGCCTCGTGGCGTCAAGGCCCGCACACGTATACCCAAGAGGGCCTCAGGAGAGAAGGGAGTTGAGAAATTACGCATACAGAAGGCACATCAAATTGGCGGAGAGGCTACAGGCAGAGCCGGAGAAACTGGCCAATTGTAACTGGGACAAAGGCCTGGACTGTCCCTGGGGGAGATACGTCCCAGGCGACGTGCCTGAGCCGCAGAGAAAGGGCAGAGAGCACTTAGTCCCTCCGCACTATTTGAGGCACTTATTCGCCGCCCTGTATAAAAACGGCAGGCTGGCGGGGTACGGCATAGTGGAGAAATTCGAGCCTAAAATAACGCTGTACGCCACCACTGCTGAATTCGACGAAATATGGATAGGAAAAATACGAATTGATCCGCAGACGCTTGAAGAACTAGAACCCTTGCCGTAA
- a CDS encoding NfeD family protein — MSRLAIVVAILDDIFLFILPAVLALVLHAVGVVPLWIALVVSAPFLALAVYVGVKVVKETPRGYTYLGGRGVVVEDLKPMGVVKISGEYWRAVCDGCEATAGSCVELVEIRGGVAYVKPCRQGIRR, encoded by the coding sequence ATGTCTCGCCTCGCAATAGTCGTTGCGATTTTAGACGATATTTTTTTATTTATACTGCCAGCCGTCTTGGCGCTCGTGTTACACGCCGTGGGCGTTGTGCCGTTGTGGATAGCGCTTGTGGTATCAGCCCCGTTTTTAGCGCTGGCGGTGTATGTAGGCGTGAAGGTAGTTAAAGAGACTCCCAGGGGCTATACATACTTAGGGGGAAGGGGAGTCGTAGTAGAGGATCTCAAACCCATGGGTGTGGTTAAAATCAGCGGAGAGTACTGGAGGGCAGTCTGCGACGGCTGCGAGGCAACGGCAGGTAGTTGCGTTGAATTAGTTGAGATAAGGGGAGGCGTTGCCTATGTTAAACCTTGTCGGCAGGGGATAAGACGTTGA
- a CDS encoding PaRep2a protein: MSGFVTEKKVVCIVGGEMASFYVFDMPHGVYLRLEIKLVVKAAHRSDDSG, encoded by the coding sequence ATGTCGGGTTTCGTCACGGAGAAAAAGGTTGTTTGCATAGTGGGGGGCGAGATGGCCTCTTTTTACGTATTCGATATGCCTCACGGCGTCTACCTAAGGCTTGAAATCAAACTTGTAGTCAAGGCGGCGCACAGGAGCGATGACAGCGGTTAA